A genomic region of Oryza glaberrima chromosome 1, OglaRS2, whole genome shotgun sequence contains the following coding sequences:
- the LOC127767925 gene encoding ABC transporter B family member 21-like: MPESWRDAEANASSSASVAAADSSPGNGKGGGGGGGAAVARGERAASASASARVPFHKLFAFADKTDAALMALGTLGAVANGAALPFMTVLFGNLIDAFGGAMGIHDVVNRVSMVSLEFIYLAIASAVASFVQVTCWMITGERQAARIRNLYLKTILRQEIAFFDKYTNTGEVVGRMSGDTVLIQDAMGEKVGKFIQLVVTFLGGFIVAFAQGWLLTLVMMATIPPLVVAGAVMSNVVAKMASLGQAAYAESSVVVEQTIGSIRTVASFTGEKQAVEKYNKSLKSAYKSGVREGLAAGLGMGTVMVLLFCGYSLGIWYGAKLILLKGYTGAKVMNVIFAVLTGSLALGQASPSMKAFAGGQAAAYKMFETINRKPEIDAYSTTGMKPDDIRGDIEFRDVYFSYPTRPDEQIFRGFSLSIPSGTTVALVGQSGSGKSTVISLIERFYDPQLGDVLIDGVNLKEFQLRWIRSKIGLVSQEPVLFAASIKENIAYGKDNATDQEIRAAAELANASKFIDKMPQGLDTSVGEHGTQLSGGQKQRIAIARAILKDPRILLLDEATSALDAESERIVQEALDRVMTNRTTVIVAHRLSTVRNADTIAVIHQGTLVEKGPHHELLKDPEGAYSQLIKLQEANRQDKSDRKGDSGARSGKQLSINQSASRSRRSSRDNSHHSFSVPFGMPLGIDIQDGSSDNLCDGMPQDVPLSRLASLNKPEIPVLILGSIASVISGVIFPIFAILLSNVIKAFYEPPHLLRKDSQFWSSMFLVFGAVYFLSLPVSSYLFSIAGCRLIKRIRLMTFEKVVNMEIEWFDHPENSSGAIGARLSADAAKVRGLVGDALQLVVQNTTTLIAGLVIAFVSNWELSLIILALIPLIGLNGWIQMKFIQGFSADAKMMYEEASQVANDAVSSIRTVVSFSAEEKVMDLYKKKCEGPLRTGIRTGIISGIGFGVSFFLLFGVYAASFYAGARLVEENKTTFPKVFRVFLALAMAAIGVSQSSTLTSDSSKAKSAVSSIFAIVDRKSRIDPSEDAGVTVETLHGNIEFQHVSFRYPTRPDVEIFRDLCLTIHSGKTVALVGESGSGKSTAISLLQRFYDPDVGHILLDGVDIQKFQLKWLRQQMGLVSQEPALFNDTVRANIAYGKEGEATESEIIEAAKLANAHKFISSSHQGYGTTVGERGAQLSGGQKQRIAIARAIVKDPKILLLDEATSALDAESERVVQDALDRVMVNRTTVIVAHRLSTIQNADLIAVVKNGVIIEKGKHDTLMNIKDGAYASLVALHSAASS, encoded by the exons ATGCCGGAGTCTTGGAGAGACGCGGAGGCgaacgcgtcgtcgtcggcctccgtcgccgcggcggactCGAGCCCGGGGAATGGcaagggcggtggcggcggcggcggcgccgcggtggcgaGGGGAGagcgggcggcgtcggcgtcggcgtcggcgcgggtgCCGTTCCACAAGCTGTTCGCGTTCGCGGACAAGACGGACGCGGCGCTGATGGCGCTGGGGACGCTGGGCGCGGTGGCGAACGGCGCCGCGCTGCCGTTCATGACGGTGCTCTTCGGCAACCTCATCGACGCCTTCGGCGGCGCGATGGGCATCCACGACGTCGTCAACCGGGTGTCCATGGTCTCCCTCGAGTTCATCTACCTCGccatcgcctccgccgtcgcctccttcgTCC AGGTGACATGCTGGATGATCACCGGAgagcggcaggcggcgaggATACGGAACCTGTACCTCAAGACCATCCTGAGGCAGGAGATCGCCTTCTTCGACAAGTACACCAAcaccggcgaggtcgtcggcaGGATGTCCGGCGACACCGTGCTCATCCAGGACGCCATGGGCGAGAAG GTTGGCAAGTTCATTCAGCTGGTGGTGACGTTCTTGGGCGGATTCATCGTCGCCTTCGCGCAGGGGTGGCTCCTCACCCTGGTCATGATGGCGACCAtcccgccgctcgtcgtcgcgGGGGCCGTCATGTCCAACGTCGTCGCAAAGATGGCGTCCCTCGGCCAGGCGGCGTACGCCGAGtcgtcggtggtggtggagcagaCCATCGGATCCATCAGAACA GTTGCATCTTTCACCGGGGAGAAGCAGGCAGTGGAGAAGTACAACAAGTCCCTGAAAAGCGCCTACAAATCAGGCGTTCGGGAGGGCCTCGCAGCCGGGCTTGGCATGGGCACGGTCATGGTGCTCCTCTTCTGCGGCTACTCGCTGGGGATATGGTATGGTGCCAAGCTCATCTTGCTCAAGGGATATACCGGCGCCAAGGTCATGAATGTCATCTTTGCAGTGCTAACAGGATCTCT AGCACTAGGGCAGGCATCACCAAGCATGAAAGCTTTTGCAGGTGGGCAGGCTGCTGCATACAAAATGTTCGAGACAATAAACAGAAAACCAGAGATCGATGCATACAGCACCACAGGAATGAAGCCCGATGACATTCGAGGGGATATTGAGTTTAGGGACGTATATTTCTCCTATCCAACTAGGCCTGATGAGCAAATATTCAGAGGTTTCTCCCTTTCCATACCCAGTGGCACAACAGTTGCATTGGTCGGTCAGAGTGGGAGTGGTAAATCAACGGTTATCAGCCTAATCGAAAGGTTTTACGACCCTCAGCTTGGTGATGTTCTCATAGATGGTGTGAATCTCAAGGAATTCCAGCTTAGGTGGATCAGAAGTAAAATTGGCCTTGTCAGCCAAGAACCAGTCCTATTTGCTGCTAGCATAAAGGAAAACATAGCTTATGGCAAAGACAATGCAACGGATCAAGAAATTAGAGCTGCAGCTGAGCTTGCGAATGCCTCTAAATTCATAGATAAAATGCCTCAG GGCCTTGATACTTCAGTTGGTGAACATGGGACTCAGCTTTCTGGTGGGCAGAAGCAAAGAATTGCCATAGCAAGAGCAATTCTAAAAGATCCAAGGATCCTACTGCTAGATGAAGCTACAAGCGCTCTGGATGCTGAGTCTGAGAGGATTGTGCAGGAGGCTCTTGACAGGGTCATGACTAACAGAACAACTGTCATAGTTGCACACCGCTTGAGTACAGTTAGAAATGCTGACACCATCGCTGTCATTCATCAAGGAACATTAGTGGAAAAAG GTCCACACCATGAGCTTCTGAAGGATCCTGAAGGAGCTTACAGCCAACTGATAAAGCTGCAGGAAGCAAACCGGCAGGACAAGTCTGACCGAAAGGGTGACTCTGGAGCTCGTTCAGGCAAACAATTGTCAATAAATCAGTCTGCTAGCCGCAGCCGGAGGTCATCCCGTGATAACAGCCACCATTCATTCTCTGTACCATTTGGTATGCCCCTAGGGATTGACATCCAGGATGGTTCCTCTGATAATCTATGTGATGGGATGCCACAGGATGTGCCTCTAAGTCGTCTTGCGTCTCTGAACAAGCCAGAAATTCCAGTGCTCATACTAGGTTCCATTGCATCTGTCATCAGCGGAGTAATCTTCCCAATCTTTGCTATACTGCTGTCAAATGTGATCAAAGCATTCTATGAACCCCCACATCTGCTGAGGAAAGATTCGCAGTTCTGGTCATCCATGTTCTTGGTGTTTGGCGCAGTATACTTTTTGTCACTTCCAGTTAGTTCGTACCTTTTCTCTATAGCTGGGTGCAGGTTGATCAAAAGGATAAGATTGATGACATTTGAGAAGGTGGTAAATATGGAGATCGAATGGTTTGATCACCCAGAAAACTCAAGTGGAGCAATTGGTGCAAGGCTATCAGCTGATGCAGCTAAAGTTAGGGGGCTTGTGGGTGATGCACTTCAATTAGTTGTACAAAACACAACAACCTTGATTGCTGGTTTAGTCATTGCCTTTGTATCAAACTGGGAGTTATCACTCATCATCTTAGCTTTAATACCACTCATTGGTCTAAATGGATGGATCCAGATGAAATTCATTCAGGGTTTCAGTGCAGATGCAAAG ATGATGTATGAGGAGGCAAGTCAAGTGGCAAATGATGCAGTAAGCAGTATAAGAACCGTAGTCTCCTTCTcagcagaagaaaaggttaTGGATTTGTACAAGAAGAAATGTGAAGGCCCCTTAAGGACAGGGATTAGAACAGGGATTATAAGTGGAATTGGCTTTGGTGTTTCATTTTTCTTGCTATTTGGTGTATATGCAGCTAGCTTTTATGCTGGTGCTCGGCTTGTTGAGGAAAACAAGACAACTTTTCCTAAAGTTTTCAGG GTTTTTCTTGCTCTTGCTATGGCAGCGATTGGGGTGTCGCAATCAAGTACCCTTACATCAGATTCTTCCAAAGCAAAATCAGCTGTGTCTTCGATATTTGCAATTGTGGATCGTAAATCTAGGATAGACCCAAGTGAGGATGCAGGGGTAACTGTCGAAACACTGCACGGCAATATTGAGTTCCAGCATGTTAGCTTCAGATATCCAACCAGGCCAGATGTTGAGATATTCCGAGACTTGTGCTTGACAATTCATTCTGGGAAG ACCGTTGCACTTGTTGGGGAGAGTGGTAGTGGCAAATCAACAGCAATTTCATTGCTTCAGAGGTTTTATGATCCTGACGTAGGACATATACTGCTAGATGGTGTGGACATTCAGAAGTTTCAGCTAAAGTGGCTGAGGCAACAAATGGGTCTGGTGAGTCAAGAACCTGCCCTCTTCAACGACACAGTACGAGCAAATATTGCTTatgggaaggagggagaagCAACAGAATCAGAAATCATTGAAGCAGCCAAATTGGCAAATGCCCACAAGTTCATTAGTTCCTCGCATCAG GGTTATGGCACAACAGTTGGAGAGCGGGGAGCTCAGTTGTCTGGAGGCCAAAAGCAGCGTATCGCGATCGCGCGTGCGATTGTGAAGGATCCCAAGATCCTTCTGCTGGATGAAGCAACCAGTGCGCTGGATGCTGAATCCGAAAGGGTGGTTCAAGACGCGCTGGACAGAGTGATGGTCAACCGGACAACCGTGATCGTTGCTCACCGTTTGTCTACAATACAAAATGCGGATTTGATCGCAGTCGTCAAGAATGGAGTGATCATCGAGAAGGGAAAGCACGATACCTTGATGAACATCAAGGATGGCGCCTACGCCTCCCTCGTCGCCCTTCATTCAGCAGCTTCTTCATAG